Proteins encoded by one window of Rhizobium sullae:
- a CDS encoding DUF930 domain-containing protein gives MEIVTLPPPRTDQQEKPARQPDLPPTQQGEGMPADTPETTLKTPAVPEVVPDEVHRRDETPTLVKPSRMLSETVLDDPRSRNTRQELAMLRPADQIEQLCNLEAMAQVGAWSEEYQPDRVVAYAMADPKLSGNSFSAEGAALHSKRDWYRLRFKCDLTPDHKKVAAFEFLMGEPIPRREWAEHSLPTEDKPLD, from the coding sequence GTGGAAATCGTGACCCTTCCCCCTCCCCGAACCGATCAACAGGAGAAGCCCGCACGGCAACCTGATCTTCCTCCTACACAGCAGGGCGAGGGCATGCCGGCGGACACGCCCGAGACGACGTTAAAGACGCCAGCAGTTCCAGAGGTGGTCCCGGACGAGGTTCATCGTCGTGATGAAACGCCGACACTGGTGAAGCCGTCGCGCATGCTGTCGGAGACGGTGCTGGACGATCCAAGAAGCCGAAATACCAGACAAGAGCTTGCGATGCTCAGGCCCGCGGATCAGATCGAACAACTATGCAATTTGGAAGCCATGGCTCAGGTCGGAGCGTGGAGCGAAGAGTACCAGCCGGATCGCGTCGTGGCCTATGCGATGGCCGACCCGAAATTATCGGGAAACTCCTTTTCGGCAGAGGGGGCGGCTCTGCACAGCAAGCGAGATTGGTATAGGTTGCGATTCAAATGTGACCTCACCCCGGATCATAAGAAGGTCGCGGCCTTTGAATTTCTCATGGGCGAGCCAATACCGAGAAGGGAGTGGGCCGAGCATAGTCTTCCCACCGAAGATAAGCCGCTTGATTAG
- a CDS encoding recombinase family protein yields the protein MLIGYARVSKADGSQSLDLQHDALRAAGVEQDNIYEDRASGSRDDRPGLTGCLKSLRSDDVLVVWKLDRLGRSLTHLVNTVKDLSDRKIGLRVLTGKGAEIDTTTASGRMVFGIFATLAEFERDLIRERTMAGLAAARARGRKGGRKFALTKAQVRLAQAAMAQRDTSVSDLCTELGIERVTLYRYVGPKGELRDHGRRLLGLPQPEQSNADDS from the coding sequence ATGCTGATAGGATATGCTCGCGTTTCCAAAGCCGATGGTTCCCAGTCTCTGGACCTGCAGCACGACGCCCTGCGCGCCGCCGGCGTTGAGCAGGACAATATCTATGAGGATCGCGCCTCTGGCAGCCGTGATGATCGACCGGGCCTGACTGGCTGCCTCAAATCGTTGCGTTCCGACGATGTGCTGGTCGTCTGGAAGCTTGATCGCCTCGGGCGGTCGCTTACCCATCTGGTCAATACGGTGAAGGATCTGTCCGACCGCAAGATCGGCTTGCGGGTGTTGACCGGAAAAGGAGCCGAGATCGACACCACGACCGCATCTGGCCGCATGGTGTTCGGCATCTTCGCCACTCTGGCCGAGTTCGAGCGAGACCTGATCCGTGAGCGTACGATGGCTGGTCTTGCCGCAGCCAGAGCACGAGGTCGCAAAGGCGGTCGCAAATTCGCGCTCACCAAAGCGCAAGTTCGCCTCGCCCAGGCCGCCATGGCGCAGCGCGATACATCCGTCTCCGATCTCTGCACGGAACTCGGGATCGAGCGCGTCACCCTCTACCGGTATGTCGGCCCTAAAGGCGAACTTAGGGACCATGGCAGACGACTTCTGGGTCTACCGCAACCGGAGCAATCGAATGCCGATGACTCATAA